The following coding sequences are from one Schizosaccharomyces osmophilus chromosome 1, complete sequence window:
- the nnt1 gene encoding nicotinamide N-methyltransferase Nnt1 — MTELDFEGFNMFEEPEGFRPSTPPPKTVLHERKTCPSGPKEVELQLVGSHSLWAHYLWNSGIVLSNFIDAHPEIVQGKVVLEFGAGAGLPSVVSAFDGAKHVVCSDYPDLPLIQNLEQNMKRYQEIEGKASAVGYLWGSDVQDLRNYGGLSQGQYFDVLLLSDLVFNHTEQAKLVRSCKAAMGDNKNAIAYVFFTHHRPHFANKDLLFFDIAKEHGFEVEKIVEEKRDPMFEHDQGAREVRATVHGYTMRLLHG; from the exons ATGACAGAATTAGATTTTGAAGGGTTTAATATGTTTGAAGAGCCAGAAGGCTTTCGTCCTTCTACTCCTCCCCCCAAAACGGTTCTTCATGAGCGAAAGACTTGTCCTAGTGG ACCAAAAGAAGTTGAACTACAACTCGTAGGATCCCATTCTCTATGGGCGCACTACTTGTGGAATAGTGGTATCGTGCTATCAAATTTCATCGATGCCCATCCGGAAATTGTTCAGGGAAAGGTTGTTTTGGAGTTTGGAGCAGGTGCTGGCTTGCCCTCTGTTGTATCAGCTTTCGATGGCGCCAAACATGTTGTGTGCTCAGACTATCCAGATCTCCCTcttattcaaaatcttgaacaaaatatgaaaagatATCAAGAAATTGAAGGTAAGGCATCTGCTGTGGGTTATTTATGGGGATCCGATGTTCAAGACCTGCGAAATTATGGTGGTCTTTCACAGGGTCAATATTTTGATGTTTTACTGCTGTCAGATTTGGTATTCAACCACACTGAACAAGCAAAATTAGTCCGTTCCTGCAAAGCAGCCATGGGTGATAATAAGAATGCAATTGCTTATGTGTTTTTCACTCACCATCGCCCTCATTTCGCTAATAAGGAcctgcttttttttgatattgcAAAAGAGCATGGGTTTGAGgtagaaaaaatagtaGAGGAGAAAAGGGACCCCATGTTTGAGCATGATCAGGGCGCCCGTGAAGTTCGTGCTACTGTTCATGGCTATACAATGCGTTTACTTCACGGGTAA
- the pvg1 gene encoding Golgi pyruvyl transferase Pvg1 — MPVTINIRYKYLLLVTLATISILLFLYGLTRTDMQTIKNPTSLSSPKIHEPNNRKSLFMKAPVKNSAQCESTISFQKNVLFTFYKHSFEGIRKVALIGFPDHPNKGDSAIYVAERDLLEGLGIEVVYICASQSDYSTSDLQAIVQESSPEVFAFAFHGGGNFGDIYPDHQQLREDVIRDFPNGKFISFPQSIWYNGEAALQETANLYAEHPQIQLAFRDRQSYLIGVDGFGKDNELLLTPDIVFFMGDLSHIRESTPIKSDVLILARLDKEGGQQHSSESLYQQGLTSHNVTYSVEDWLGWDPEEVRNPDATFDIKGKSRFLSGAQFLASHKAVITDRLHAHILSTLMGIPHIVIEDSEMKKITNYHNTWLRGCTSDGVSVIVDSPEKAVDTLLEWKMQQYI, encoded by the coding sequence ATGCCTGTTACAATCAATATTCGTTACAAATACCTCTTACTTGTCACTTTGGCAACCATTTCTATCTTGCTGTTCCTCTATGGGCTCACACGAACCGACATGCAGACAATAAAAAACCCAACGAGTCTCAGTTCGCCCAAAATTCACGAACCTAACAACAGAAAATCGCTTTTCATGAAGGCGCCTGTGAAAAACAGCGCACAATGCGAGTCGACCATTtcgtttcaaaagaatgtcctctttactttttacaAGCATTCCTTTGAGGGTATCAGAAAGGTCGCGCTGATCGGCTTTCCCGACCATCCAAACAAGGGTGACAGTGCCATTTACGTTGCTGAGCGTGACCTTTTAGAGGGCCTTGGCATTGAAGTCGTCTACATCTGCGCGTCCCAATCTGATTATAGCACATCTGACCTCCAAGCCATTGTCCAGGAATCCTCCCCCGAAgtgtttgcttttgcttttcatgGTGGAGGCAACTTTGGAGACATATACCCCGATCATCAACAACTTCGTGAAGACGTGATTCGCGACTTCCCCAACGGCAAGTTTATCTCTTTTCCCCAGTCAATTTGGTACAACGGGGAAGCAGCCTTGCAAGAGACAGCGAATCTCTACGCCGAGCATCCTCAAATTCAACTTGCCTTCCGTGATCGTCAAAGCTATCTCATTGGCGTCGACGGGTTTGGTAAAGACAACGAACTCCTTCTCACTCCTGATATTGTCTTTTTCATGGGCGACCTTTCCCATATTCGAGAATCAACTCCTATCAAGTCTGATGTCTTAATTCTTGCCCGCCTTGACAAGGAAGGAGGCCAGCAACACTCCTCCGAATCCTTGTATCAACAAGGTTTGACTTCCCACAATGTCACTTACTCTGTCGAGGACTGGCTCGGTTGGGACCCCGAAGAAGTTAGGAATCCAGATGCTACTTTTGATATCAAAGGCAAATCGCGCTTTCTTTCTGGTGCACAATTCTTAGCCTCTCACAAAGCCGTCATTACTGATCGTCTCCATGCACACATTCTTTCCACATTAATGGGTATCCCCCACATTGTCATCGAGGATtcagaaatgaaaaaaattacaaactATCATAATACTTGGCTTCGTGGTTGTACTTCCGATGGTGTAAGTGTCATCGTCGATTCTCCCGAGAAAGCCGTCGACACTTTACTGGAATGGAAAATGCAACAGTACATTTAA
- a CDS encoding NAD binding dehydrogenase family protein, with the protein MDHFKDQAVKAFNFAKHEVSSRISERTNFDHGPPFTCAIFGCGGINFGSAEGPWNNSEKLELVLGHRLKVIALLSPHKTSHERVLKKKAESPYATCYNTVQEFYSPDEYIKYLTEHPGELPHAFIIGIPPETHGSTAPGADMELALLKRFPKAALFIEKPISAAPVEDAFAVAKQIPNEAIISVGYMLRYLKVVQKAKDIIREKNLKVVSTIAKYNSAYVHNSKVFWWVMSQSGGPVVEQGTHFCDLSRFFGGDVDTSTVRVQRVNWDDAPGKLSAMPFDEEKEVPPHERIPRFTAAVWKYKEGGVGSFTHNITLQGTKYDTCIEVQADGYYLRIVDLYGDPVLYVRSPESDSEQKYHYPGDDPYYAEFKAFLEAAEGKGPKSAIQSDFMDAVKSYELTKVITAAK; encoded by the coding sequence ATGGATCACTTCAAGGATCAAGCAGTCAAGGCCTTCAACTTTGCCAAGCACGAGGTATCTTCTCGTATTTCCGAAAGAACAAACTTTGATCATGGACCACCATTCACTTGTGCCATCTTTGGTTGTGGTGGTATCAACTTTGGCTCTGCCGAAGGCCCTTGGAACAACTCTGAAAAACTCGAATTGGTTCTTGGTCATCGTCTTAAGGTGATTGCCCTTCTTTCTCCCCACAAGACCTCTCACGAACGTgtcttgaagaaaaaggccGAAAGTCCTTATGCTACTTGTTACAACACTGTTCAAGAATTTTACTCTCCCGACGAGTACATCAAATACTTGACTGAACATCCCGGTGAACTCCCTCATGCTTTCATCATCGGAATTCCACCCGAAACCCATGGTTCCACTGCTCCAGGAGCTGACATGGAGCTTGCCCTTTTGAAACGATTCCCCAAAGCCGCTCTTTTCATCGAAAAGCCCATTTCCGCTGCTCCCGTGGAAGACGCCTTTGCCGTCGCCAAGCAAATTCCAAACGAAGCCATCATCTCCGTCGGTTACATGCTTCGTTACTTGAAGGTCGTTCAAAAGGCCAAGGATATCATTCGTGAAAAGAACCTCAAGGTTGTCAGCACCATAGCCAAGTACAACTCTGCCTATGTCCATAACTCCAAGGTGTTCTGGTGGGTCATGTCGCAATCCGGTGGCCCTGTCGTTGAGCAGGGTACTCACTTTTGCGATTTGTCTCGCTTCTTCGGTGGTGATGTCGACACTAGCACCGTTCGTGTTCAGCGTGTCAACTGGGACGACGCGCCTGGTAAGTTGTCTGCCATGCCCTTTgacgaagaaaaggagGTTCCTCCTCACGAGCGTATCCCCCGTTTCACCGCTGCCGTCTGGAAGTACAAGGAAGGCGGTGTAGGTTCTTTCACCCACAACATTACCCTTCAAGGTACAAAGTACGACACTTGCATTGAAGTTCAAGCCGATGGCTACTACCTTCGCATCGTTGATCTTTATGGTGATCCCGTCCTTTACGTTCGTTCCCCTGAATCCGACAGCGAGCAAAAGTACCACTACCCTGGTGATGATCCTTACTACGCTGAATTCAAGGCCTTCTTAGAAGCTGCCGAGGGTAAGGGCCCCAAGTCCGCTATCCAATCCGACTTTATGGATGCTGTCAAGTCTTATGAGCTTACCAAGGTCATTACTGCTGCCAAGTGA
- the tps3 gene encoding alpha,alpha-trehalose-phosphate synthase, translating into MGRILIANLFLPSTVGFSFDTVPRDAIGSRFLQREDSKDWIEDAPIDENAILSEEDDEETNGDNDYYSTDDHHYPLYRSDSASTDDDDDNESATVLSDLPEEVESSSRPSSLHASTASMPGIRSQAGTPSVPSGTGSPKLDDSLGNLQKLLKARGRRHLAFNDEDGLSLPPSRHQSPPPSNVLASYKRHSSNDRDMQSFARRASHSLSFSAGHGTGLNPGRRMTFDAEAWKKISYRILPNSYGNASFYNAIHAADRTGKFGEHVFIGTSGVPTDSLPDMVKQKISDDYLTSHNSIVVYPSDTDFVGHYNHYCKNILWPTFHYQIPDNPKSKAYEDHSWANYVKVNQNFADAILANYREGDMVWINDYHLLLVPQIIREKIPAANIGFFLHIPFPSSEVSRCLATRQEILHGMLGANILGFQIPEFAYHFLQTCSRLINIDIRKDGTVSLDGRKIEIVALPISIDPTSLDKQLQSSQVQHWIRVLRDRFKGKHIILSHDKLDPICGLRSKLLSFEIFLHRYPQYRENTILLQIAPESLQDNFHLPLISDIVTRINSSYSNIASRHVPVILLRQKISIYQFLALMILSDALIDNSLREGISLTSHQFIYAQRERHRPLILSEFVGSSSILGQNAIIVNPWDYSNTADAFYRALSMLPGECEERSKVMCNLILRHDATSWAITFGTLIKESWKEQQANDKNKLTFSADLILNPYQNAKKRLLFLYLEGTITSWGSQNQSVTSGLQRTVNLLTNLTADPKNIVYIISALGRQELDQLFQRVPRLGLVAENGCFTRAPPTADALPPSEQQIAALWKNEIKNVDLSWIKTVTEIFGYYAERAAGSYVEEKDASVALHLREAEDSEFASWAAKECCESVNNFDIPCRATIQNDTVICRSSKVSKRLAVEDIYKSYGADFDFIFSASNETDDDSVFRWIAGFKHMGPKPPFTHTVYVGDHDYGTYADSESSGVFGFLQAFEKVFS; encoded by the coding sequence aTGGGACGTATTCTCATTGCTAATTTATTCCTACCTTCCACGGTAGGCTTTTCCTTCGATACCGTGCCCAGAGATGCAATCGGCTCGCGTTTTCTTCAGCGCGAAGATTCCAAGGATTGGATCGAGGACGCTCCCATCGATGAAAATGCCATCCTCTCCGAAGAAGACGATGAGGAAACCAACGGTGACAACGACTACTACTCTACCGATGACCATCATTATCCCCTGTATCGCTCTGATTCGGCTTCTACcgatgatgatgatgacaATGAAAGCGCTACCGTCCTCTCGGATCTCCCTGAAGAAGTCGAGTCTTCTTCCAGACCTTCTTCCCTTCATGCTTCCACCGCTTCTATGCCCGGCATCCGTAGCCAGGCTGGTACCCCCTCTGTCCCTTCTGGTACCGGTAGCCCAAAACTAGATGACTCCCTCGGTAACCTTCAAAAGTTGCTAAAGGCAAGAGGACGTCGCCATCTCGCTTTCAACGACGAGGACGGCCTTTCTTTACCTCCCTCCCGTCATCAATCCCCTCCTCCCTCCAACGTTTTAGCTTCCTACAAACGACACAGCTCCAATGACCGCGATATGCAATCCTTTGCTCGTCGCGCCTCCCATTCCCTTTCCTTCTCCGCCGGTCATGGCACAGGTCTTAATCCCGGTCGCCGTATGACCTTTGACGCTGAAGCttggaaaaaaattagTTACCGTATCCTCCCCAATTCTTATGGTAACGCCAGCTTCTACAACGCCATCCACGCCGCCGACCGCACTGGGAAATTCGGTGAACATGTCTTCATCGGTACCTCCGGCGTCCCCACCGATTCTCTGCCCGACATGGTCAAGCAAAAAATCTCCGATGATTATCTAACCTCTCACAATTCCATCGTCGTCTACCCCTCCGACACTGACTTTGTCGGTCATTACAACCACTACTGTAAAAATATTCTCTGGCCCACCTTCCACTACCAAATTCCCGACAATCCTAAATCCAAGGCGTATGAAGATCATTCTTGGGCCAATTATGTAAAGGTCAACCAAAATTTCGCTGATGCTATTCTTGCAAATTATCGTGAAGGTGACATGGTTTGGATCAATGATTATCATCTTCTACTCGTTCCTCAAATCATCCGTGAAAAAATCCCTGCTGCAAATATCGGTTTCTTCTTGCATATCCCTTTCCCCTCCTCTGAGGTCAGCCGTTGTCTTGCTACCCGTCAAGAAATCCTTCACGGCATGCTTGGTGCAAATATCCTCGGTTTCCAAATTCCAGAGTTTGCCTATCATTTCCTCCAAACTTGTTCACGCCTTATCAACATTGATATTCGCAAAGATGGAACCGTATCCTTGGATGGTAGAAAGATAGAAATCGTCGCCCTTCCTATCTCCATCGATCCCACTTCCCTAGACAAGCAACTTCAAAGTTCCCAAGTTCAACATTGGATTCGCGTTTTGCGTGATCGCTTCAAGGGAAAGCATATCATCCTATCCCATGATAAACTTGATCCCATTTGCGGTCTTCGCTCGAAGCTTCTTTCCTTCGAAATTTTCTTGCACAGATACCCCCAGTATCGCGAAAACACCATTCTCCTTCAAATCGCTCCTGAATCCCTCCAAGATAATTTCCACTTGCCCTTAATCTCCGATATCGTAACACGAATTAATTCTTCCTATTCCAATATCGCCTCCCGTCATGTCCCTGTAATTCTCTTGAGACAAAAGATCAGTATCTACCAATTCTTGGCTCTCATGATCCTCTCTGATGCCCTCATTGACAATTCTCTGCGTGAAGGTATCAGTTTGACGAGCCATCAATTCATTTATGCTCAACGCGAACGCCATAGGCCTTTGATCTTGAGTGAGTTTGTTGGTAGCTCTTCCATTCTAGGTCAGAACGCCATTATCGTAAATCCTTGGGATTACTCCAACACTGCCGATGCCTTTTACAGGGCCTTGTCTATGTTGCCTGGTGAATGCGAGGAGAGAAGCAAGGTTATGTGTAACCTCATTCTTCGTCACGATGCTACTTCTTGGGCCATTACTTTTGGTACTCTCATCAAAGAATCTTGGAAGGAACAACAAGCAAATGACAAAAACAAGCTCACTTTCAGCGCTGATCTTATTCTCAATCCATACCAAAATGCTAAAAAGCGTCTTCTCTTCCTTTACCTTGAAGGTACCATCACATCTTGGGGTTCTCAAAACCAAAGTGTAACAAGTGGTTTACAGAGAACAGTAAATCTTTTGACGAACTTGACTGCTGATCCTAAGAATATTGTCTATATTATCAGTGCTCTTGGTCGACAAGAATTAGATCAACTTTTCCAACGTGTTCCCAGATTGGGTCTTGTTGCTGAAAATGGTTGCTTCACACGTGCCCCTCCTACAGCGGATGCCTTACCTCCATCTGAGCAACAAATTGCCGCCTTATGGAAGAATGAAATCAAGAATGTTGATCTCAGTTGGATAAAGACAGTTACTGagatttttggatattatGCTGAGCGTGCCGCAGGCAGTTACgtggaagaaaaggatgcCAGTGTCGCTTTGCATTTGAGAGAGGCCGAAGATTCTGAATTTGCTTCTTGGGCAGCCAAGGAATGTTGTGAGTCGGTCAATAACTTTGATATTCCTTGCCGTGCTACAATTCAGAATGATACCGTCATTTGCCGTTCCAGCAAAGTTTCTAAACGTCTTGCTGTAGAAGATATTTACAAGTCTTATGGTGCAGACTTTGACTTTATATTTTCTGCAAGCAATGAAACAGATGATGACTCTGTTTTCCGTTGGATTGCTGGTTTCAAACACATGGGACCTAAACCTCCGTTTACGCATACCGTATACGTTGGTGATCATGATTATGGTACTTATGCTGATTCAGAAAGTTCAGGTGTTTTTGGGTTTTTGCAGGCATTTGAAAAGGTCTTTTCGtga
- a CDS encoding 2',3'-cyclic-nucleotide 3'-phosphodiesterase, with protein sequence MQSGREFPSGMEDRTDSPGAVASPDEYVYCIWVVPAYSSDIELRYRRFTDWALSHEEDFEKMRLPTAPHVTLARGIHLKADQSFTSVLRHIASKKASPMDIKFGNVALGNTYFDRVYIQIARTPALDELQQAAYELVNEDHSTESVEPYMPLVYANSVKGYWGTSDPFSTLSCISDVKWENPSFLELVQVNLKTHQGTICDRLQLS encoded by the coding sequence ATGCAATCTGGAAGGGAATTCCCTTCTGGCATGGAAGATCGAACCGACAGTCCAGGAGCTGTAGCTTCTCCAGATGAGTATGTTTACTGCATCTGGGTTGTTCCTGCTTATTCTTCAGATATCGAATTGAGATATCGTAGATTCACTGACTGGGCCCTGTCTCACgaagaagattttgaaaaaatgcGACTTCCCACTGCTCCCCATGTGACACTTGCTCGCGGGATTCATTTGAAAGCAGACCAGTCCTTTACTAGTGTTTTAAGGCATATTGCTTCAAAGAAGGCTTCTCCCATGGACATAAAATTTGGAAACGTGGCTCTTGGCAACACTTACTTTGATCGTGTTTATATTCAGATAGCACGCACACCAGCATTGGATGAACTTCAACAGGCCGCTTATGAGCTTGTAAACGAGGATCATTCTACTGAGAGTGTAGAACCCTACATGCCACTGGTTTATGCAAATTCTGTTAAAGGTTATTGGGGTACGTCTGATCCTTTTTCGACATTATCTTGCATCAGCGATGTGAAGTGGGAAAACCCTTCTTTCCTTGAATTAGTCCAAGTGAACTTGAAAACTCACCAAGGAACTATCTGTGACAGACTGCAGCTATCTTGA